The Pan troglodytes isolate AG18354 chromosome 19, NHGRI_mPanTro3-v2.0_pri, whole genome shotgun sequence region CGGTTGGAAAGGCTGGGCCTGGGAAGTGGGGATGATGAGAGGACCCAGACTGCCCCACACCCCAGCCCCCGGCCCCAGGGCCAGGGAGCCGCCTATGTCTGCACGTGGGTCAGCTGGATGTCGCCACCCACTTCCAGTTTGTTGATGGTGGGCAGGTTCCTCAGGCGATGGTAGTATTCAAACACGTGCTGACCATCCACGGCCACCTTGAGGCAGTGAGCTTCACACAAGATCCACACCTGTGCAGAGATTATGCCGTTTGCACTACACTTGGGAAGTCCTCcaccctcactgcagcctcctctctccctccctccctccctccctcctcagttGTTAATAAGCCCCTCACCTGCACTCTATCCCCACTGAGCGACCGGCTCTTCACTAAACAGGCTGTGCGTGCTCCTTCCCCTGTACTGTTCCCTGGCCTAGAATACTGTTCCCACCACATCAGGGACAGGAGCACTGGCCTGTGCCATCTGTATCCCTCGGACCCAGCACACAGGAGTGCTCTGGGCCTGGGCTCCTGCAGCATCAGCCTCCTAACTTGTCTTTTCCACCCCAATGCCTTCTCCATGAGGCAGAGTACAAATGTTAAAACCTCCTGCCCTTTGCAATAGCTGACACTCCTATCACACATGCCATGTGTAAGGCACTGTCCTAAGCGTGCTACAGATACTGCCTCATTCCATTCTTACAGCTCTAGGAGATTCGTATGATTATTagctccattttgtagatgaggaaactgaagcacagagtaGCTAAGTCacttgcccgaggtcacacagctgtcCACAAATCAAAGAATGTTGCTCCCTGGCTCCATGGCTGCAAAGCCCTACATCAGTCATTTTCAACTCTGACTGCAGAGTGTAAtcaggcatattttaaaaatacaaatgcccAGGCTGACCGCCTCATTGGCCTGGGCTGGGGTCCCAGCACCTATGTTTTCTTTGTAAGCTCTCTGGGTGATTTGAATGTGTAGTCAGGGCGGAGCACGCCTGCTGCTGTTCCTGGAGAGGCCGCACCCGCACCTCTGCATGTTGGCCCTAGCTGCCCCTCCCAGGCTCGCTCTATCTCATCGCTCTGTTTTGCTTTCTGCGTGGCACTGTTGTTATCTGCAACAATCTGTTCATGCTTTAGTTTCCTTGTTCCTTCCCCCAGCTAAATTGTAAACTCTCTGGAGGAAGGACCCTATCTGTCTGCTTCATGACTGCGCTCCCAGCATGTGGAGTGCTTCCTGCACAAAGCGGGCGACAGTGAAATCGTTGAATGAGTCAGTGAAGAAATGAATAACACCTCCTTCTTTGGTCTGATTTGACACTTACTGACTGTGTGACCGCAAGCAAGTAACCTGCACTTGTGAGTTtctttcctcatctaaaaaagcAGATCCCAACGCTTCCTTCATGCAGGacagtaataattattaataataatgacaataaatttTAGCCACCTTTTCTTCTGGGCCCTCATCCCAGAGGCATCAGCTCCCATCCTGTTCAAGGTACCCCAGACCTCCTTTACCCCCTCCCCCTGTGTACCCATAGGAGCCTCTTCAAGCTCCAGGCTGCGGCGCCTTACCGAGAAGCTCTGGCCTCGGACGAAGGGCATTTTTCGGGGCAGACTTCGCTCCTCAGACCCCCAAGAGTTGTTGATCTGGGTGTTACGGACCACAGCATTCTCATCAAAACGGGGGTTCATGTGGAAGGCGATGTGGCTCCCAGAGCACAGGTTGATGTGGAACCTGGGGTGGGCAGCCTACTTGGATCTTTGTCCACTGAGTTCTGAGCCCCATTTCCTCCGCATCATCCCCAGCCTGCCAAAAGCCAGGGGAATGGCTGGAATGACCTTGAAGGGCTCTCTCTTCCCAGAGGTCACTGGAGCCTTTGGCTTACCTCTGAGCACTGGGCAGGACAGTGCCTGACAGGATGATGGACTTGGATGGGTACAGCCCTCCCGGAATGGCGGTGATGAAAGGCATCGGCTGTCAGAAGGACGGGGACAGGTCAGCCAGTGGCAGCCAGGGCAGCCGCCACATGGAAGGGGAAGATTGTACCAGTTCCCATGAATTTAGGCTGTCAGCTGAGAAGAAGCCCACGATATCTTTACTTGGTTCCATAAAAGCCAAAGGAAAACTTTCCGGTGCTCCTCAAATTAATGGGCTTAGATTAGTGTCATGAAAGGAAATTTggccaaacacagaaagaaagactCGTGGGGTGAAAAGGGAGGGCCATGCAATGTGCTCACGTTGACACGACAGTTTTAAGGTTGAAAGCTCCTCTCCACAGTCTTCTAATTCACTGGGACGCTTTGAAGCCCTTCAGCTTACCATTTTGAAAGCCCTTCGCTTTTAATTTTTCAAGGCCAGCAGATCCCTCCGCAGCGGCCCTTCATCCCTAGCCTGCCCACCACAAACAGAACCTCTGCCCTCCCTGAGAAACCACTTACATAGGCAGGGTGGGGGTACATCATAGGTAGGATGGCGGGAGTCTGCTGAAAAGAAACCAGGAAATTCAATGGGAGAGCGCATGTGTGGGCGAGCACTCACCCACGCGCACCCACGCATTCTAGAGGGGGCTCCACTGTGAGGCTGACCTCATGAGCCTTTGGCCCTTGGACTCTCCCGTAAACCTCCGTTTTCATGTTAGCCTTCCTGGAACTTCCTGCCGTGTTCCCAGACCCCACCACGGTCACCTGCCCCTCAGCCCCTCCGCAGGCAGCCCCACTAATGCTAAGTTCCCGGCCTGATTTGCACCAGCAGGAGAAGAGCTTAAGCCTGTGATCTGTAGTGACATCCCGGGGACCCAGAAGGCAGGGCCAGGAACCTCACATCCGGGTgctggggccactgcactccccaCTTGGTGACAGAAGGACCAGTTTCCCTCCTAGTCTCTAGGGAACCTGCCTCTTCCACCACTGGATAAATCCAGAGTCTCTGCTGTCCCAAGGATAGTTTTAACCACATGTCACCTGAGCCAAGGACTCAGCCCCAGATGTCCCCACCCTCCTTGCTAAACCGCTTTCTTCCCAACTCTAGGGCTCTAGGGAGTTTAGTTCTTGGGGAAGGAGGGCACTGTGCAGCTGTGAACTGATCAGAACTTGAAGACTTACAGAGAACATCTGTCCAGAGGCACTCTGCACCGTGTGGATGACTGTCTGGGTCTGGAAGAAAGAAACCAGGTCTCACCCAGGCTCTCCTGAGTAAAGACCACCCCAGCTCCCACCAGAGGGTGCCACACGGCAGGCACCCTCCAGGGGCATAACCAGCCCAGTGGCCCCACAGACCCCACGGAGGGTGGGTCCAGGGGATGAGGGAGGGGCAAAGGTTAGAACCCTGGAGAAGACAGATGGGGACGCTGGTGGCTCTGGCCCGTCTTTCCTCTCGGGGAAACGTCTCTCAGCCTAGCCTCCCTTTGCAGGTGAGAGAAGTGAATGTGGGGCATGGTCTTCCGTGGCTGCCCATGGAGCGGCAACTCAGGTTGTTCCATCACGGCCAGCCAACCACATTCACCCACCAACCTCGCCAGGCCGGGTAGATGGTCAAGGGCCTGGCCTCTGCCCTCCCCACTCCCGATGGGAGAGGCCCAATGCCTGGCCCTGCATCCTCCATTAGCCCAGAAGAAGAGCCAAAATCAAGAGGAtccaaaaagaaagcaagagactTACAATGGGAGCGGGGTTGGCAGGCCGCACGCTGGGAGGCTGGAGGGGTGAGGAGAGTCAGAACGGTGGTTATTGCGGGCACCACAGAATGGGGAGAGACGATGGCAGAACTCCAGGGAGGCTCTTGTGCTCAGAAATGCCTCCCCAGACACATCCACCTCCCTCTTGCTCCCAGGCAAGCCTTCCTGAGCCCGTGGCACCCAGATTTTTACCC contains the following coding sequences:
- the LOC129137601 gene encoding galectin-9B isoform X6; protein product: MAFSGSQAPYLSPAVPFSGTIQGGLQDGFQITVNGAVLSSSGTRFAVDFQTGFSGNDIAFHFNPRFEDGGYVVCNTRQKGRWGPEERKMHMPFQKGMPFDLCFLVQSSDFKVMVNGSLFVQYFHRVPFHRVDTISVNGSVQLSYISFQPPSVRPANPAPITQTVIHTVQSASGQMFSTPAILPMMYPHPAYPMPFITAIPGGLYPSKSIILSGTVLPSAQRFHINLCSGSHIAFHMNPRFDENAVVRNTQINNSWGSEERSLPRKMPFVRGQSFSVWILCEAHCLKVAVDGQHVFEYYHRLRNLPTINKLEVGGDIQLTHVQT
- the LOC129137601 gene encoding galectin-9B isoform X4, producing MPTKQSLPRKLYARSQTNTGQRHRGPPVPVIGNNPCHRRLFAFPGPRFAVDFQTGFSGNDIAFHFNPRFEDGGYVVCNTRQKGRWGPEERKMHMPFQKGMPFDLCFLVQSSDFKVMVNGSLFVQYFHRVPFHRVDTISVNGSVQLSYISFQPPSVRPANPAPITQTVIHTVQSASGQMFSTPAILPMMYPHPAYPMPFITAIPGGLYPSKSIILSGTVLPSAQRFHINLCSGSHIAFHMNPRFDENAVVRNTQINNSWGSEERSLPRKMPFVRGQSFSVWILCEAHCLKVAVDGQHVFEYYHRLRNLPTINKLEVGGDIQLTHVQT
- the LOC129137601 gene encoding galectin-9B isoform X5, yielding MAFSGSQAPYLSPAVPFSGTIQGGLQDGFQITVNGAVLSSSGTRFAVDFQTGFSGNDIAFHFNPRFEDGGYVVCNTRQKGRWGPEERKMHMPFQKGMPFDLCFLVQSSDFKVMVNGSLFVQYFHRVPFHRVDTISVNGSVQLSYISFQPPSVRPANPAPITQTVIHTVQSASGQMFSQTPAILPMMYPHPAYPMPFITAIPGGLYPSKSIILSGTVLPSAQRFHINLCSGSHIAFHMNPRFDENAVVRNTQINNSWGSEERSLPRKMPFVRGQSFSVWILCEAHCLKVAVDGQHVFEYYHRLRNLPTINKLEVGGDIQLTHVQT